The genomic region CAAATGGGAACCGAATATGAAATGCACCTAGATGAGAGCGATCGCCCATTGAGAATGTAATGCGATCTCGCGTAGCGAGTGCTGCGCAATCGCCCGTAGGGAATGCTTCGCGATCTCCCAAAGGGAGTGCTGCGCAATCGTTTATCAACACGTTCAGGTTTTTCCCTTGAGAAGGAACCGGGGGGAACACTGAATGCGAGATCCCTTAGGGAGTGCTTCGCGATCGCCCATTGGGAGTGTGATGCGATCTCCCGTAGCAAGATCTCACTACTAACTTATGAATGGAACTTGAATAAAGATAAAACTTGTTGACGTTAAATATCTTACTCATTACCCTGAGGTTATTTCTATTATTTGCTCTTTTGTGGATAAGAAAGGTCATGTATAATTTACCTCGATAATTTGGTTACGGATTTAAGACAATGAAAAAATTTCTCACATTAGCGCTGATACTGACTTTGTTTCTTGTTTCCTCTTTTAGCCTTGGTACTAGTCCTAGTTATGCTTATAGCCAGTCTGACCTAGACAGACTTTTAGCAACCCGTAAGTGTCCAGAATGTGACCTCTCTGGTGCTGACCTCTCTTATGCTAACCTAAAAAATACTAAGCTTTCTGATGCTAACCTCAAAGGTGCTAACCTCAAAGGTGCTAACCTCTCTGGTGCTGACCTAAGAGATGCTGACCTAGAAGATGCTAACCTCAGAAACGTTAACCTAACAAATACTATCCGGTAATCACATTCTCTGAGTTACATATTTACGGGATGAAAATATCTGAAAACATTGAAAAATTTTTGGTAAATCATCCCGAAAAACCACCCCTAGGTCACCCCGTTCAACTCGTCAATGTCGAACCAACTAGGCCAAGTGCGTTCCTCATCCTCCAAAGGATTCCCCTTGCTATCGGTCAATCCCCATCTAATAACTACTCTGGGTAATGGTGTTTCATTATTAGTCCTATATCCATGATCTCGTAGGGAGTGTAATGCGATCTCCCAAAGGGAGTGCTGCGCAATCGCCCTTCAACACCTTCAAAATTTTCCCTTGAGAAGAAACACGGGGAACCCTGAATGCGATCGCCCACGAGGAGTGTAATGCAATCGCCCCTCAACACATTCAGATTTTTCCCTTGAGAAGAAGCTGGGGGAGATTTCCTGAATACGATCTCGCGAGTGCGA from Cylindrospermopsis curvispora GIHE-G1 harbors:
- a CDS encoding pentapeptide repeat-containing protein, which encodes MKKFLTLALILTLFLVSSFSLGTSPSYAYSQSDLDRLLATRKCPECDLSGADLSYANLKNTKLSDANLKGANLKGANLSGADLRDADLEDANLRNVNLTNTIR